In Pseudorasbora parva isolate DD20220531a chromosome 20, ASM2467924v1, whole genome shotgun sequence, a single window of DNA contains:
- the sypl1 gene encoding synaptophysin-like protein 1, with protein MQTGFRLNLTPVKEPLGFVKVVEWITAVLAFATCGGYTGRNVLSIICDGSANETLSVTFTYPFRLSRERLLESNATLCNRTVAETHLVGDSSSSVEFFVAVAVLAFLYSMVALLVYLGYMHVYRDSDFGAMFDFVLTAAFAFLWLVCSSAWARGLQTVKDATGTAGLESTLALCRDGGVKCEVTEYASMRSLNISVVFGYLNLLLWVANAWFVYKETRWHSQKVSAQQAAGRGPAPAHI; from the exons ATGCAGACGGGATTCAGATTAAATTTAACCCCTGTTAAAGAGCCTCTGGGTTTTGTTAAAGTCGTGGAGTGG atCACCGCCGTGCTTGCGTTTGCGACCTGTGGAGGATATACGGGCAGAAATGTGCTTTCCATCATCTGTGACGGAAGCGCCAATGAAACACTCAGTGTCACCTTCACCTACCCATTCAG GTTGAGCCGGGAGCGGCTGCTGGAGAGCAACGCCACTCTGTGTAACCGCACCGTTGCTGAAACACATCTGGTGGGAGACTCCTCGTCCTCGGTGGAGTTTTTCGTGGCCGTGGCCGTCCTGGCCTTCCTCTATTCCATGGTGGCTCTGCTGGTGTATCTGGGATACATGCACGTGTACCGAGACTCCGACTTCGGCGCTATGTTT GATTTTGTGCTAACAGCGGCGTTTGCGTTCCTGTGGCTGGTGTGCTCGTCGGCGTGGGCACGCGGCCTGCAGACGGTGAAGGACGCCACCGGTACGGCCGGCCTTGAATCCACTCTGGCGCTCTGCAGGGACGGAGGTGTGAAATGTGAAGTCACTGAGTATGCCAGCATGCGCTCGCTCAATATATCTGTG GTGTTTGGTTACTTGAATCTCCTCCTTTGGGTCGCGAACGCCTGGTTTGTGTACAAAGAGACGCGCTGGCACTCTCAGAAGGTCAGCGCTCAACAAGCGGCGGGACGGGGTCCGGCTCCAGCACACATCTAa